The DNA sequence CCGTATTGTATCTGCTTCCGGGAGGCGCTTCATTGCATAGTAACCATAACCGTTTGTGATGGCATATGAACCGTCATCAATGCAAACAACAGTAGCGCCGATCAGTTTTTCTCCCGTTTCAGCATCGGAGACATATCCGCTTATGGTTACCTGCTGGCCATGGGTCATGACCAAGGCAAACATAAACATAGCTAATATGAATGTCAGTCTTTTCACCTGATCACAACATTGATCGTTTTATTGTCTGATGAATAACCGGCAAAGATGCCGTAACCTCCGGTAATGTTTGAGTACATATGTACCGGATCCGGCAGCCCAGTAAAAATGTTGGATTCCAGGCTGTACTGGTAGATTATCTGCTTCCTGATATAATTGTAATATGACTCGGATATTGAGCGGAGAGACACGAATAAAATATAACCGTATTCAGGCCCTTCTCCGATTAGAGGCATCTCACCTGTCTGAATCCAATAATTTGCCTTAATGCTTGTCTGTTCCCCGTCAAATAATTCATCAGTAAATACAATGGATTCAGCATAATAATCAAGCAGGCCTGTTGAAACCAGTACAGGATCTGTACTGTACTTAAAACCAACACTATGACGATAATTAAAGCCAGCCACATAGTAATCTGCGATAACGGAAAGCTCATAAAAGTTCGGCCCTGGTTTATCTGTAAATTCCAGCTCCAATTGCATAACCGGATGATTGTTATCGTCCATCATAATCGAATCCCTGTGAACATATGATTCAATCATTGTCTTCTCAGGAATGCTGTCTTCAGATGACACGTCATCCATTTCAGGCGCACTGACAAACAATGAGTATTTTTCATTTCGCAGGGCTACTACATCTGAATAGTAGTACCCGTTATTGAAAATGAGGGTGTCAATTTCTTCATCATTGCAGAAAAGCCTGACTAATCCATTTTCAACAGTTGGAGTTGAATAGTCGAATGCTGACGCGGTTTTACTCAGATGGACCCTGATCCTTTGCCC is a window from the Chitinophagales bacterium genome containing:
- a CDS encoding DUF4249 domain-containing protein is translated as MNRPVKIPLYAVLLIGCTFCTKIIEIDVPSHEPVLVVNSLFTDGQRIRVHLSKTASAFDYSTPTVENGLVRLFCNDEEIDTLIFNNGYYYSDVVALRNEKYSLFVSAPEMDDVSSEDSIPEKTMIESYVHRDSIMMDDNNHPVMQLELEFTDKPGPNFYELSVIADYYVAGFNYRHSVGFKYSTDPVLVSTGLLDYYAESIVFTDELFDGEQTSIKANYWIQTGEMPLIGEGPEYGYILFVSLRSISESYYNYIRKQIIYQYSLESNIFTGLPDPVHMYSNITGGYGIFAGYSSDNKTINVVIR